The sequence ACTTCGGGCAGCTCCTCAAGAATCTCCAGGCCCAAGGTGCCCTGACCGGCGGCCGTTCGGGAATCGTCGAAGGCGTGGACGTAGGTGGCCCCCGTGCGCTCCTGGTGGGCGAGGGCGGCGGCGGCCGCGTCGTCGTAGGTCCGCCCCACCTCGTGAAGGACCACCGGGAAGCGCCGAAGTTTCTCCAGCTTGGCCCGGGGGGCGGTCTCCGGCACGAAGAGGGCGGCCGGCACCCCGCCCAGGGCCTGAGCGGCGAAGGCCACCCCCAGAGCGTGGTTGCCCGCGGAGGCCGCCACCACCCCCCGCGCCCGCTCCTCTCGGCTCAGGGAGGCCAGCACGTTCGTGGCCCCGCGCACTTTGAACGAGCCGGTGGGCTGCCAGCACTCCAGCTTCAGCCACACGGGCGTCGCGGGGGCGCAGAGCGCGCGGCGGAGGGGCGTGGGCTTGAGATGCGGACGCAGCACGTCGCGCGCCCGCAGCACATCCTCGAGGGTCAGCATCAGGACGGGGGAGGGCGCACGGGGCCGCCCGCCACCAGGTCGAGCCGCGGCTCCCCGCAATGGGCCGCGATCTCGCTCGCCGCGCGGTCGCGCAGGTCTACCACCGCCCCCCACCCTTCTCCTTCGGGGCGTAGGGGCGTCCCCACCCAAAGGTGGATGGGTCCGGGCCGGGGGAGCCACGAGCTGCCGCGCATGACGCGGCGGGTCCCGCGCAGGGCCATGGGCAGCACGGGCACCCCGCCCTCCACCGCCGCCTTGAAGGCACCCAG is a genomic window of Vicinamibacteria bacterium containing:
- a CDS encoding pyridoxal-phosphate dependent enzyme — translated: MLTLEDVLRARDVLRPHLKPTPLRRALCAPATPVWLKLECWQPTGSFKVRGATNVLASLSREERARGVVAASAGNHALGVAFAAQALGGVPAALFVPETAPRAKLEKLRRFPVVLHEVGRTYDDAAAAALAHQERTGATYVHAFDDSRTAAGQGTLGLEILEELPEVGTIVVPVGGGGLVAGIAVAVKASRPGIRIVAVQPEASPALRESLRRGQALLTYPAAPTLADALAGGIGEIVFVHRHLLDDVVTVSEAEIEDAIVALLAEDQVVGEGGGVVGVAAVRAGRVRGLDSRPLAVVVTGGNIDVHVLARLLAARA